The Acidobacteriota bacterium genome has a segment encoding these proteins:
- a CDS encoding CHAT domain-containing protein, with translation MKYQNFVLSFSRDNDGNWVVEASSPTGESKSQPFRPDPAFTRIYRGVRPAGEPNPSPEEHGEHLYRALFDGELGKLFENNFGAVEASADRGLRLLLKFDPRHRELMSLPWELLFRQRTGNFLGLSRKTPIVRALDVPSRSIAPKHPERLKVLAVRGRGGGPSLDLDREVEQLTQGIEKVAEIRELTPESRSRLRRTLLEDAYHVLHIMAHSEVDPRSHEGRLFLGMADQSDLSITGQELALEVRDASSLQLIFLNSCESARGGAMAQRSDFSGIASALLRTGFPAVVAMNQPISDAAAIAFSSEFYRRLALGDSLEEATNEGRLAIHRLDGGSTEWSTPVLFSGPETIRLVAPQSSSPRRSSRFRKSLLGATAFTLMAALVAFVPWRSDRRALPTESTEPPIGKAEAAHPVLMLDEIFYDAVKDDDGFEYIVLYNSGPVDIDLGGYSLGAGGEHYNHTTIQLEGIIGAGQIFVVGGPESNERNGFPEFDQRVNIQPDLQNVTSEAADGVALFDRPKAQIKQETVPIDAVIYGEKNTNRLIDRHGDVAKPHVGMAPKGHCLERVDLAGNWRISSQPTPNRSNLRDGNRP, from the coding sequence GTGAAGTATCAGAATTTCGTCCTGAGCTTTTCCCGCGACAATGATGGCAATTGGGTGGTCGAAGCCAGCTCGCCAACGGGCGAATCGAAGTCTCAGCCCTTCCGGCCCGACCCGGCCTTCACCAGGATCTATCGCGGCGTCCGGCCGGCCGGCGAACCGAACCCTTCGCCCGAAGAACATGGCGAACACCTCTACCGTGCCCTTTTCGACGGCGAGCTCGGCAAGCTGTTCGAGAACAACTTCGGGGCCGTCGAAGCTTCCGCCGATCGCGGCCTGCGACTGCTGCTGAAATTCGACCCTCGACACCGCGAGCTGATGAGCCTGCCTTGGGAGCTGCTCTTCCGACAACGAACCGGCAACTTCCTCGGTCTCTCCCGCAAGACTCCCATCGTGCGAGCGCTCGACGTTCCGAGCCGCAGCATTGCCCCCAAGCACCCAGAACGCCTGAAGGTCCTCGCCGTGCGGGGCCGAGGTGGCGGGCCCAGCCTTGATCTCGACCGCGAAGTCGAACAGCTGACCCAGGGAATCGAAAAGGTGGCGGAGATTCGCGAGCTCACCCCCGAGAGTCGTTCACGGCTTCGCCGCACGCTGCTCGAAGACGCTTATCACGTGTTGCACATCATGGCCCATAGCGAGGTCGATCCGAGATCCCACGAAGGCCGCCTCTTCCTCGGCATGGCGGATCAGTCCGACCTTTCGATCACCGGCCAGGAGCTTGCCTTGGAGGTGCGCGACGCGTCGTCGCTTCAGCTCATCTTCCTCAATTCCTGCGAGTCCGCCCGCGGCGGAGCGATGGCTCAGAGGTCCGACTTCTCCGGTATCGCCAGCGCTCTCCTACGCACCGGCTTCCCGGCCGTCGTCGCCATGAACCAACCGATCTCGGACGCGGCGGCGATCGCCTTCAGCAGCGAGTTCTACCGCCGCCTCGCCCTCGGCGACTCTCTCGAGGAGGCCACCAACGAGGGCCGACTGGCGATTCATCGCCTCGATGGAGGGTCGACGGAATGGTCGACCCCCGTGCTGTTCTCAGGACCCGAGACGATTCGTCTGGTGGCACCACAATCCTCGTCGCCACGCCGATCGAGTCGCTTCCGCAAGAGCCTCCTGGGCGCCACCGCCTTCACGCTGATGGCGGCGCTGGTGGCCTTTGTACCGTGGCGAAGCGATCGTCGAGCCCTGCCGACGGAATCCACTGAACCACCCATCGGCAAAGCGGAAGCCGCCCACCCGGTCCTGATGCTCGATGAAATCTTCTACGATGCCGTCAAAGACGACGACGGATTCGAATACATCGTTCTCTACAACTCCGGCCCGGTCGACATCGACCTCGGCGGCTACAGCCTCGGCGCCGGCGGCGAGCACTACAACCACACGACGATTCAGCTCGAGGGCATCATCGGCGCAGGGCAGATTTTCGTCGTCGGCGGACCGGAATCGAACGAAAGAAACGGCTTTCCCGAATTCGATCAGCGCGTCAATATCCAACCGGACTTGCAGAACGTCACCAGCGAGGCCGCCGACGGCGTCGCCCTCTTCGACCGCCCCAAAGCTCAAATCAAGCAGGAAACGGTACCGATCGATGCCGTCATCTACGGCGAGAAGAACACCAATCGCCTGATCGACCGCCATGGCGACGTCGCCAAGCCTCACGTCGGCATGGCCCCCAAGGGCCACTGCCTGGAGAGGGTCGACCTCGCCGGAAACTGGCGCATCAGCAGCCAGCCGACCCCCAACCGTTCGAACTTGAGAGACGGAAATCGGCCCTAA
- a CDS encoding haloacid dehalogenase type II, with translation MTEPVKPRVLVFDVNETLLDLAPVKRTVGAVLGGREDLVPWWFSTMLHHSLVETVTGTFHDFGEIGTAALMMVAEAQGLELSREQARKAVEPILSLPPHDDVIPALETLVKGPFRLVSLTNSSSQGVETQFRNAGLTEFFERRYSIETIGKYKPHPDAYRMVLDDLDVPAEQALMVAAHGWDLAGAKSVGMQTAFIARPEKVLYPNVEEPDYIVENLFDLGMMLAFLA, from the coding sequence GTGACCGAACCAGTCAAGCCGAGAGTCTTGGTCTTCGACGTCAACGAGACCTTGCTCGATCTCGCACCGGTGAAACGGACCGTCGGAGCAGTTCTCGGCGGCCGCGAAGACCTCGTCCCCTGGTGGTTTTCGACCATGCTGCACCATTCTCTGGTCGAAACGGTGACCGGCACCTTCCACGACTTCGGCGAGATCGGTACCGCCGCCCTGATGATGGTGGCCGAAGCCCAGGGCCTCGAGCTGTCGCGGGAGCAGGCCCGCAAGGCCGTCGAGCCCATCCTCAGCCTGCCGCCCCACGACGACGTCATCCCGGCCCTCGAGACCCTGGTGAAAGGGCCGTTCCGCCTGGTCAGCTTGACCAACTCCTCGTCCCAGGGTGTCGAAACCCAGTTTCGCAACGCCGGGCTGACCGAGTTCTTCGAGCGGCGCTACAGCATCGAGACCATCGGCAAATACAAGCCCCATCCGGACGCCTACCGCATGGTCCTCGACGACCTCGACGTCCCCGCCGAGCAGGCGCTGATGGTGGCGGCCCACGGCTGGGACCTCGCCGGCGCCAAAAGCGTCGGCATGCAAACCGCCTTCATCGCCCGTCCTGAAAAGGTGCTCTACCCCAACGTCGAAGAGCCGGACTACATCGTCGAAAACCTGTTCGACCTCGGGATGATGCTGGCGTTTCTGGCTTAG